In Toxoplasma gondii ME49 chromosome X, whole genome shotgun sequence, a single genomic region encodes these proteins:
- a CDS encoding hypothetical protein (encoded by transcript TGME49_223950) gives MPVSPLQAVSPRAFPEDSCRAASVSASSQLGENGGFASLPAPTLACLHVLETLGRKRPAVGSNVASLSDEQGASFLSFSEIHQLLLDAEALDTPAKYAHMFHAVCVLADRRLDTVRRRAEAANHFSTAGKKRRRLTADEPAVKREDSTEGEESACGNAEREETLFAEDEDGMAAETKPEGSGRETGEPRRGATEARDMGSTPEETDDAEDSGSDVDACESERNPSQTPRPRERQEVASHVAGLLLGTLESLRRPPALGAEDFLESVTHAISRVLYVHMPAAAGAETEQPDFSAPGPRPAFTSAAECRQAWRRGIIRRFDTVDQLLTQSAPFLCLQEGPFSPHSGEAGSQTPRVTGKERCRRAMRVVRQWAAFLLELEKLRREAVDRIRSTSEEAQGLAHMLFSPDSADAEKKKKTEVLLVMCDDGDESATEEARRKQQEEEALKKASAAASVVTYVTDRMREQEEASAALASAIPGSSQALAALVRQRSISHCFYLLGLNPLTATVPMVEAVKKKWRVLLHPDKFHSIHPHLLHQATEAFKAFQLAVEEAIRTLSQRRVDPSWAQPPPPPDPSASPPPPPAPGISPGSSKRPAPAPAEPAPASPCALPTRQYFPEFSVEVAPRRKALGAFFLYVSAAGPGADPAFSEITEIRVYVHRPMMGGPPGSLAPPAEALSAAISRKVSLVARQREEDVEREEKIEVSDAVQPLDLGEERRYWVGVQVEGKKKDYSLIRWSPVMLRLALPPAVDAACGSADSAKRLGVSGKKDEAGQATAEARALLAFLTSFGEASFLDSRMRAKVDETIVALKRLVRHIGKKKAKKTTEGTSDLQGTPLPPELLAEYLATAKEARETLHQCIEKGKTWTSRNS, from the exons ATGccggtgtctccgcttcAAGCTGTGTCGCCCCGTGCCTTCCCTGAGGACTCCTGTCGCGCAGCCTCCGTGTCGGCTTCTTCCCAGCTCGGCGAAAATGGCggtttcgcctctctgcctgcgCCGACGCTCGCGTGTCTTCACGTATTGGAGACGTTGGGCCGCAAGCGCCCAGCAGTTGGTTCCAacgttgcttctctctccgacgaACAGGGCGCCTCTTTCCTGAGTTTCTCCGAGATCCACcagcttctcctcgacgcagaagCTCTCGACACTCCTGCGAAATACGCCCACATGTTCCACGCCGTGTGCGTCTTGGCCGACAGGCGTCTAGACACCGTGCGACGGCGagcggaggcggcgaacCACTTCTCCACAGCTGGTAAGAAGAGACGTCGCCTGACGGCAGACGAGCCTgcggtgaagagagaagactcgacagagggcgaggagagcgCGTGTGggaacgcggagagagaggagacgctctttgcagaagacgaagacggaatGGCGGCGGAGACAAAGCCTGAGGGAAGCGGCAGGGAGACTGGAGAGCCGCGGCGAGGcgcgacggaggcgagagacatgGGATCGACACCGGAGGAGACGGACGACGCCGAGGACTCAGGCTCGGAtgtcgacgcatgcgaatCTGAGAGAAATCCCTCACAAACCCCGCgccctcgagagagacaagaagtcGCTTCCCATGTTGCTGGCTTGCTGCTCGGCACTCTGGAGAGTCTCCGGAGACCCCCCGCGCTCGGCGCCGAAGACTTCCTCGAGTCCGTCACCCACGCCATCTCGCGCGTGCTTTACGTCCACATGCCCGCGGCTGCAGGCGCCGAGACAGAACAGCCTGACTTCTCCGCGCCAGGTCCCCGCCCCGCCTTCACCTCCGCAGCCGAGTGTCGCCAGGCCTGGCGCCGCGGAATCATTCGGCGCTTCGACACTGTCGACCAGCTGCTCACGCAAAGCGccccctttctctgcttgcaGGAAGgtcctttttctccccaCTCTGGCGAGGCCGGCAGCCAGACGCCGCGCGTCACCGGAAAGGAACGCTGCCGCAGGGCGATGCGTGTCGTGCGGCAGTGGGCTGCCTTTCTGTTGGAGCTCGAGAAACTCCGCAGGGAGGCTGTCGACCGCATTCGGTCCACCAGCGAAGAAGCTCAGGGCCTCGCGCAcatgctcttctctcccgacaGCGCGGatgcggagaaaaagaaaaaaactgaAGTCCTCCTCGTCATGtgcgacgacggagacgagtCTGCTACAGAAGAA GCCCGAAGGAAgcagcaagaggaagaagcactgaagaaggcgagcgcAGCAGCATCAGTCGTCACCTACGTGACCGATCGCatgagagaacaagaggaagctTCGGctgctctcgcttctgcgaTTCCAGGCTCCTCACAGGCTCTCGCAGCTCTTGTAAGACAAAGAAGCATTTCACACTGCTTTTACTTGCTCGGCCTCAATCCGCTCACGGCGACTGTTCCAATG GTTGaggcagtgaagaagaagtggCGCGTGTTGCTGCATCCAGATAAATTCCACAGCATCCATCCGCATTTGCTTCACCAGGCTACTGAAGCTTTCAAAGCC tTCCAACTGGCCGTGGAGGAGGCGATTCGAACTCTGAGTCAGCGCCGCGTGGATCCAAGCTGGGCGCAaccgcctccgccgccggACCCTTCGGCCTCTCCTCCCCCGCCTCCCGCTCCAGGGATTTCTCCAGGTTCCTCGAAGCGCCCTGCGCCTGCTCCAGCCGAACCGGCTCCTGCGTCCCCATGCGCGCTGCCGACGCGTCAGTATTTCCCGGAGTTCTCTGTCGAAGTTGCGCCTCGCAGAAAGGCTCTaggcgccttcttcctctacgTCTCAGCCGCAGGACCTGGCGCGGACCCGGCCTTCTCGGAGATCACCGAAattcgggtgtacgtacaccggcCGATGATGGGCGGGCCGCCCGGGAGCCTTGCACCGCCGGCTGAGGCGCTGTCTGCGGCGATTTCGCGGAAAGTGTCTTTGGTTGCGCGTCAGCGCGAAGAGGACgtggaaagggaagagaaaatcGAGGTCTCCGACGCGGTCCAGCCGCTCGATCTGGGCGAGGAGCGCCGCTACTGGGTCGGTGTCCAggtggaaggaaagaaaaaggactATTCCCTCATTCGTTGGAGCCCCGTCATGCTGCGACTCGCGCTCCCGCCTGCGGTGGATGCTGCTTGCGGCAGCGCAGACTCCGCAAAACGCCTCGGCGTTTCGGGGAAGAAAGATGAGGCAGGCCAAGCGACTGCAGAGGCGCGCGCGCTGCTCGCGTTCCTCACGAGCTTCGGAGAAGCCAGCTTCCTGGACAGCCGCATGCGGGCGAAGGTCGACGAAACGATCGTGGCGCTCAAGCGCCTGGTGCGGCACATCgggaaaaagaaagcgaagaagaccaCAGAGGGCACGAGCGACCTGCAGGGAACCCCACTGCCCCCTGAACTTCTCGCCGAGTACCTCGCGACTGccaaagaagcgagagaaacccTCCACCAGTGCATTGAGAAAGGCAAAACGTGGACTAGCCGCAATTCGTAG
- a CDS encoding GAP45 (encoded by transcript TGME49_223940~Product name based on PMID:20951968;20949068;20698859;20374492;19617561;15123738.), producing the protein MGNACKKNTAKTPTRKEAEDLAEKERQEREAKEKAEAEEKARAEAEKNAADKAEAERRAAEAREREESARKEAEAEAARKAEAEAAEAERLRKEAEKKKAEEAKRKAEEEQRAAAEEAEQRAREEAERRKAEAAAAAERERQMQEALKQEEMSPREKYDKLASPEDSASETTMATQPQKVAEHSSAAVTDRSVVGYTVTPCDMASIDETAKYLSKRCGCDLGDQHDENECPICRHIDLSDAPLLN; encoded by the coding sequence ATGGGAAACGCGTGCAAGAAGAACACGGCCAAGACGCCGACCCggaaggaggcggaggacCTGGCTGAGAAGGAGCGGCAGGAgcgggaggcgaaggagaaggctgAGGCTGAAGAGAAGGCTCGCGccgaagcggagaagaacgcagcagACAAAGCGGAGGCTGAACGTAGAGCggcagaggcgcgagagcgcgaagaaTCAGCCaggaaggaggcggaggctGAGGCGGCCCGCAAGGccgaagcagaggcggctGAGGCCGAGCGCCTCcggaaggaagcagagaagaaaaaggcggaggaggcgaaacgcaaggcggaggaggagcagcgcgCCGCAGCCGAGGAAGCGGAGCAAAGAGCGCGGGAGGAGGCCGAGCGCCGCAAAGCTGAAGCTGCGGCGGCAGCGGAGCGCGAGCGCCAGATGCAGGAGGCGCTGAAGCAAGAGGAAATGtcaccgagagagaagtaCGACAAGTTAGCCAGCCCCGAAGACTCCGCATCCGAGACCACGATGGCGACACAGCCGCAGAAAGTCGCCGAGCACAGCAGCGCGGCGGTCACAGACAGATCAGTGGTGGGGTACACCGTGACTCCATGCGACATGGCATCAATTGACGAGACAGCTAAGTACTTGTCAAAGCGCTGCGGTTGCGACCTAGGCGACCAACACGACGAAAACGAGTGCCCTATTTGCCGCCACATCGACTTGTCGGATGCACCCTTGTTGAACTGA
- a CDS encoding RNA recognition motif-containing protein (encoded by transcript TGME49_223930): MAAPPQYGIHPYSHYGYAYGAGTTAAVAAADYTWGANAAQYSQWQTPSAQSAPNPLDQEPDALQSRTLFFGRLPEDVTEDSLRDVVLQHGDLKKVAVYPEKRMAFVEFYDLRHAEAARDALRGSDVLGKRVEVQFSAVKRPDKDGNTGTLYVRPVSTVHVSGNWTDPNSLDAYRELFSKHGDLKKVSANRKRETEKFVEYFDLRDAQKALESLNGYVFNGATLHICFAQNASRTINKNVERSGASRRTPESYGPVRGSSSGSGGMSRAYASAPYAAPYAAGPAAYGAYAVPYQPAPYSLYAYQQPQPQAANGYPATQQWASATAPVAAPTAAAVPYAVAPQAASTSATSRSSPGSGAAVSTSYAGTAPAPAAGTTSVAAPRW; encoded by the exons ATGGCGGCCCCTCCGCAGTACGGCATTCACCCCTACAGTCACTACGGGTATGCGTATGGAGCAGGCACGACGGCGGCTGTCGCAGCTGCAGACTACACGTGGGGAGCCAACGCAGCGCAGTATTCTCAGTGGCAAACACCTTCGGCACAATCCGCACCCAACCCACTTG ATCAAGAACCAGACGCCCTCCAAAGCCGTACCCTTTTTTTTGGGCGTCTCCCGGAAGATGTGACTGAAGACAGTTTACGTGACGTCGTCTTGCAGCACGGCGACCTCAAGAAAGTTGCCGTTTATCCCGAGAAACGGATGGCGTTTGTCGAGTTC TATGATCTCCGACACGCCGAAGCTGCTCGCGACGCCCTGCGTGGCTCCGATGTCTTGGGCAAGCGAGTGGAAGTTCAGTTCTCAGCTGTGAAGCGTCCCGATAAAGATGGCAATACG GGAACACTGTACGTGCGCCCCGTCAGCACTGTTCATGTGTCGGGAAACTGGACCGATCCAAACAGTCTGGACGCCTACAGGGAGCTTTTTTCGAAGCATGGAGACCTCAAGAAAGTTTCGGCTAAtcggaaaagagagac GGAGAAGTTCGTCGAGTATTTTGACTTGCGAGATGCCCAGAAAGCTCTCGAGTCGTTGAACGGCTACGTCTTCAATGGCGCCACGCTGCACATCTGCTTCGCCCAAAATGCTTCGCGCACAAT AAACAAAAATGTGGAGCGGTCAGGGGCTTCACGCCGGACACCAGAGAGCTACGGCCCCGTCAGAGGGAGCAGCTCAGGAAGCGGGGGAATGTCTCGAGCTTATGCCTCGGCTCCTTACGCTGCGCCG tATGCGGCGGGTCCAGCGGCGTACGGCGCGTACGCAGTGCCGTACCAACCTGCTCCGTACAGCCTGTACGCGTATCAGCAGCCCCAGCCGCAGGCGGCGAATGGCTACCCTGCGACGCAGCAATGGGCCTCAGCTACGGCTCCTGTGGCGGCTCCGACCGCCGCTGCTGTCCCCTACGCGGTCGCGCCCCAGGCGGCGAGCACTTCGGCGACGAGCCGGTCGAGCCCTGGAAGCGGGGCTGCTGTCTCGACGAGCTATGCCGGGACCGCACCTGCTCCGGCTGCAGGCACGACCTCGGTTGCAGCTCCCCGGTGGTGA